The nucleotide sequence GCCAGGCACGGACAACTATTGGTCTCGCACGGAGAACCTGGGGGCGGTGGACAGTGGGGAGATTGATGCCGCAGTGGACGGGGCAGGCGAGACGCGGGCGTGCTTCTTCCGAGCAGGCAAGGTGCTCTTGTACTGAGCTGAGAGGTGGGGTGATTCACGCGGGGAATGGGTGGCTGCTACACTGGGAGAATGCTTCCCCGCGCTCTCGTCCCCACCGTGCTCTTCGCTGCGGTCCTCTGGCCGCTGCGGGCGCTCGCGTGCATCAACTCGATGGACGCCAGCTCCATCTTCACCGCCCACACCGTCTGGACTGACTTGATCGTCTGGACCGTGGGGGCGGTGTTCTTGAATCAAGTCGTCATCGCGAATGTGAGAGCCCCCGCCGTCGAGGGACAGCCTGCGCCCTCTCGGTTCCGCAAGGCCTTCTTCCTTCTCGTGGGCGCTTGCCTCGTCCTGGTGATGGGTGTGGTGTCGGCCGGTGGGCCGCTCCTCAACTTCGGCGAGATCAAAATGTCCACGTGCCTGTTCGACCGCAGATTCCTGCTGCTGATGATGGGCAGTCCCGCCGTGGTCTTCGTTCTGCACTCCGTGCTCTTCCAGCGGCTGAGCCGGTGGTTGTTTAGCGGAGACAGGCTTGTCACCCTCGTAACCCTGGTGGTCTCCTCGGTCTTGCTGGCGGTAGGGGTGGACATGGTGCGTGAGTCGATCCTCCTCCCCAAGCTCTGCGGAGCCACGTCGTACCTCCTCTTCGGGCACAGCCAGTACTGAGTCGCTGCCTGGAGCCCCGCCGTGGCCTCGCGCACCCTCTCGCTTGCCTACGTGGTTGGCACCGCGTTCCTGCTGGGGACAGTGGGGAGCGGCTATGTCGTGGCCCGTGACGCTGATGTGCTGGCCCTGCGCCTGCCCACGCGAGTCCTGGCTCCCACGAAGCACACGATCGAGACGCCTCGGGACGCCGTGGAGCACTTCCAGTGCAACCGGTGCCACGCGGTGCCCGGCCTCGAGCCCGTGTCGGCGCCCTTGGCTGAGAACTGTGTGACGTGTCACCAGGCCATTACCGCCGGGCGGCTCGACCTCTGGTATCAGGAGGCGCACGTCGAGAAGTGGAAGCAGCACCTCACGCACCTGGTGAGGACCCCGGATCTTGGCTCGCTCGGCCAGCGGGTCAAGCGCAGTTGGCTCATTGGCTGGCTTCAGGCGCCGCACGCGGTGAGGCCCCTGTACGGGGCCACGATGCCCAAGCTGAAGATGAGTCCACGGGAGGCCGAACTCATCGCCGACTTCCTCGCGGTGACCGAGGAGGAGTCAGGGGAGCCTCCGCGAGGGAATGCGGCGGCCGGGCGAGCGCTCTACGAGAAGAGCCAGTGCGCCACCTGTCACTACCGCGGGGACTCTCCGCTTGCGTCCCTGCGCTATGGCTCGCCGGAGTTCCTGAGTCCTTCGGCTCGGAGGCGCGCTCCGGACCTGAAGTATGTGCGCAGCCGCATGTCGCTCTCGCAGCTGCGGAGCTGGCTGGTGGAGCCTCAGCGGATCCTCCCCGATACCGAGATGCCTTCCTTTTCGTTCACGCCTCAGCAGGTCGAAGATCTGGTGACCTTCCTGAGCGAGCCGCTGCCCGAGACGGGGGCCGTGCCGCGTCCCGCGTACAAGCCCCGCCTGCTCGGGCGCGAGGTGCACTACCCCGAGGTCGCGGAGAAGCTCTCGCGCCACCTGTGCTTTCACTGTCACTCCGACAGGAACCGGCCGGGTGACCAAGGGCCAGGCAACACCGGTGGGTTTGGCTACAGCGGCGTCTCGCTCGATCTCGCCACGCGGGAGGGCATCCTCCGGGGCGTCAAGCGCGATGGCCAGTTCCGAGGGTTCCCGGATCGGCTGGAGGATGGGACGCCTCGGCTGATTGCCAGCCTCCTGGCCCGCCACGTTGAGCTGGACGGGCACTACGGCTCGGCGGTGATGGGCATGCCCCTGGGCTTCCCTCCCATTCCCGATGAGGAGATCGATCTCATCTCCACGTGGATCGAGCAAGGCGCGCCCGAATAGGCGGAGCCTCGGGTCCCCGGAACCCAGCGAGATGAGGCTGGTGGGAACGCCCCACCAAGTTGGAACGCGTCTCACCGAGTCGGGCGCTGTTCAGGGCCAGTAATCCACAGGCCTGCCGGCGGTGCTGTTGCCTGTTCTCGCGGCACCGTCCTTCAGTTCCTCGGAGCTCATCTCGACGATGAAACAGGCGGGAAGCTCTTCCTGTTGCGGCAACTTCACTCGGTCATATTTCACGATGATGGAGCCCGGCTTGCCGGTGAGGGTCTTCTCGGGCACGACGTAGACCTTCCCGCCGAAAAACCGCGTCCCTGGGGGCGCGACCTCGCGCTGCCTGCCGGTCACCCCTTTCGGAACAACGCCGACCACCGTGTCGCCCACGCGATGCCAAACGTCATCGTCCTCACCGTATCGGTCATCCATCATCAGGAAAAACTGCTCTGACTCTCGCCAACCCAGCTGCTTTCGCGTTGCGACCGCGCCCTCTGGGCAGGTGAACGGATCAGGCCGGACCTGGGCTCCGGTGCATCCGGCCGCGATGGCACATCCGACCGTTAGGGCTTTGCGCAGGTCCGAGCCGGGGGAGGTCTTCTGGCGGCGTGCTTGCTTCGGATCTTCGGGGGGCTGGGTCTTCACGGGTGAACCTTCCTCCTCTTGGGGGACGTATGCCGTCTCTCTCCCGGGCATGGGCTCGGGGGCAGGTGACATATCAGGGGCAGCCGTCTGGGGCGGCGCGGGCGGGGCGGCACTTGAGAGCGTCGGCACACCGGAACGCATCCAGAGCGTGACGAGAGCGCCGAGCATGACGGCAGTGACCGTGCCGGCCGCGAGCACCTTCCCCGAGCGGCGAGCGCCGGCAACCGCCCTTTGGCGGAACGCACGCAGACGGCCCCAGCGGCCCGGGTTCCGCTCGACCGGCTCGCCGACCGGCTCGGGTCTGCGCTGCTCCGAGGGGGGATGTGCGGGCACCCGGTACTCCGCTCCCGGGTGTGCCGCGAGCTCCACCAGCTCGCGGTGAAGGGCATCGGTATCCACCGGGCGCTTGGCGGGATCGCGTGACAGCAGGTCGTCCACGAGGTCGCCGAGCG is from Hyalangium minutum and encodes:
- a CDS encoding c-type cytochrome, with the translated sequence MASRTLSLAYVVGTAFLLGTVGSGYVVARDADVLALRLPTRVLAPTKHTIETPRDAVEHFQCNRCHAVPGLEPVSAPLAENCVTCHQAITAGRLDLWYQEAHVEKWKQHLTHLVRTPDLGSLGQRVKRSWLIGWLQAPHAVRPLYGATMPKLKMSPREAELIADFLAVTEEESGEPPRGNAAAGRALYEKSQCATCHYRGDSPLASLRYGSPEFLSPSARRRAPDLKYVRSRMSLSQLRSWLVEPQRILPDTEMPSFSFTPQQVEDLVTFLSEPLPETGAVPRPAYKPRLLGREVHYPEVAEKLSRHLCFHCHSDRNRPGDQGPGNTGGFGYSGVSLDLATREGILRGVKRDGQFRGFPDRLEDGTPRLIASLLARHVELDGHYGSAVMGMPLGFPPIPDEEIDLISTWIEQGAPE
- a CDS encoding serine/threonine protein kinase gives rise to the protein MTTLLRLPSGAMIDGWHVLRELGDGGSAVVYLVQKDEQLRALKVARHRDASGDAMQTHVRAMRELTVLLLLMEQGHPNIIQPLGYGYAEAGNMYIALEYVDGWTLGEWQEKKHPTLQEILRVFAKLASALKYMHSKGILHRDLKLSNVLIRKSDGEPVIIDFSCATHTQAADLTESGLPPGTDRFRAPEQFKFLREHRDEHRARYAFQVADELFAVGAMLYELLTDPRPTEARPRETLNSPFGPPSPARGLNARVPEALGDLVDDLLSRDPAKRPVDTDALHRELVELAAHPGAEYRVPAHPPSEQRRPEPVGEPVERNPGRWGRLRAFRQRAVAGARRSGKVLAAGTVTAVMLGALVTLWMRSGVPTLSSAAPPAPPQTAAPDMSPAPEPMPGRETAYVPQEEEGSPVKTQPPEDPKQARRQKTSPGSDLRKALTVGCAIAAGCTGAQVRPDPFTCPEGAVATRKQLGWRESEQFFLMMDDRYGEDDDVWHRVGDTVVGVVPKGVTGRQREVAPPGTRFFGGKVYVVPEKTLTGKPGSIIVKYDRVKLPQQEELPACFIVEMSSEELKDGAARTGNSTAGRPVDYWP